One Rhipicephalus microplus isolate Deutch F79 chromosome 4, USDA_Rmic, whole genome shotgun sequence genomic window carries:
- the LOC119171444 gene encoding uncharacterized protein LOC119171444 isoform X1 yields MSNDDDAELTRRVTRGGVTTRTTTKGGKKSKTKKEGELTMMRTGNTQNKKGGKGGKGAKGKGGAGTSKDIMNENPKKNRRFHPPQRHGQIREGSFTPARERHSFSTGQAKPTRYSPRHS; encoded by the exons ATGTCAAATGACGATGACG CCGAGCTGACCAGGCGGGTGACGAGAGGTGGCGTCACCACAAGGACGACCACCAAGGGCGGCAAGAAGAGCA AGACCAAGAAGGAAGGTGAGCTGACCATGATGAGAACCGGGAACACTCAAAATAAGAAAG GTGGAAAAGGGGGGAAAGGCGCAAAAGGCAAAGGAG GTGCAGGAACAAGTAAAG ATATAATGAATGAGAACCCCAAGAAAAACCGTCGCTTTCACCCTCCCCAACGACACGGACAAATCAGAGAAGGCTCGTTCACTCCTGCACGGGAGCGTCACAG CTTCTCCACTGGTCAGGCCAAGCCCACCCGATATTCGCCGAGACATTCTTGA
- the LOC119171444 gene encoding uncharacterized protein LOC119171444 isoform X2, which yields MSNDDDAELTRRVTRGGVTTRTTTKGGKKSKTKKEGELTMMRTGNTQNKKGGKGGKGAKGKGGAGTSKASPLVRPSPPDIRRDILDRRPQMKFCHKWTGAKLCFKNKVPAWIL from the exons ATGTCAAATGACGATGACG CCGAGCTGACCAGGCGGGTGACGAGAGGTGGCGTCACCACAAGGACGACCACCAAGGGCGGCAAGAAGAGCA AGACCAAGAAGGAAGGTGAGCTGACCATGATGAGAACCGGGAACACTCAAAATAAGAAAG GTGGAAAAGGGGGGAAAGGCGCAAAAGGCAAAGGAG GTGCAGGAACAAGTAAAG CTTCTCCACTGGTCAGGCCAAGCCCACCCGATATTCGCCGAGACATTCTTGACCGCAGGCCACAGATGAAATTCTGTCACAAATGGACTGGCGCGAAATTGTGTTTTAAGAATAAAGTGCCTGCGTGGATCTTGTAA